In Zonotrichia albicollis isolate bZonAlb1 chromosome 3, bZonAlb1.hap1, whole genome shotgun sequence, a single window of DNA contains:
- the HS3ST5 gene encoding heparan sulfate glucosamine 3-O-sulfotransferase 5, which translates to MLFKQQALLRQKLFVLGSLAIGSLLYLVARVGSLDRLQPLCPIDGRFGPRGQDEIPLRALQFKRGLLHEFRKGNATKEQIRLHNLVQQLPKAIIIGVRKGGTRALLEMLNLHPAVVKASQEIHFFDNDENYAKGIEWYRKKMPFSYPHQITIEKSPAYFITEEVPERIYKMNSSIKLLIIVREPTTRAISDYTQVLEGKERKNKTYYKFEKLAIDPNTCEVNTKYKAVRTSIYTKHLERWLKYFPIEQFHIVDGDRLITEPLPELQLVEKFLNLPPRISQYNLYFNATRGFYCLRFNIVFNKCLAGSKGRIHPEVDTSVITKLRKFFHPFNQKFYQITGRTFNWP; encoded by the exons ATGCTATTCAAACAGCAGGCGTTGCTGAGACAGAAGCTCTTTGTGCTAGGCAGCCTTGCTATTGGAAGTCTCCTATATCTAGTTGCCAGAGTTGGGAGTTTGGATAG actgcagcccctctgccccatTGATGGTCGTTTTGGACCCCGTGGCCAGGACGAAATCCCCTTGCGAGCCCTGCAGTTCAAGCGAGGTCTGCTCCATGAATTTCGGAAGGGCAATGCCACCAAGGAACAAATCCGACTGCACAATCTGGTTCAGCAGCTTCCCAAGGCCATTATCATTGGGGTGCGGAAAGGAGGCACCCGAGCACTACTGGAGATGCTGAACCTTCACCCCGCAGTGGTCAAAGCTTCTCAAGAGATACACTTCTTTGACAATGATGAAAACTATGCCAAGGGAATTGAGTGGTACCggaaaaaaatgcctttttcttACCCTCATCAAATAACAATTGAGAAAAGCCCCGCGTATTTTATCACTGAGGAAGTACCTGAAAGGATTTACAAAATGAACTCATCTATCAAATTATTGATCATTGTCAGGGAACCTACCACAAGAGCTATTTCTGATTACACTCAGGTGCTGGAAGGCaaggaaagaaagaacaaaacttACTACAAATTTGAGAAGCTGGCGATTGATCCTAATACCTGCGAAGTGAACACTAAGTACAAGGCAGTGAGAACCAGCATCTACACAAAACATCTGGAGAGGTGGTTAAAATACTTCCCAATCGAGCAGTTTCATATTGTGGATGGAGACCGGCTCATCACAGAACCACTGCCAGAACTCCAGCTGGTTGAGAAGTTCCTAAATCTTCCTCCGAGGATAAGTCAGTACAATTTATACTTCAATGCCACCAGAGGGTTTTACTGCTTGCGATTTAACATTGTCTTTAACAAGTGCCTGGCGGGTAGCAAGGGACGCATCCATCCAGAGGTGGACACCTCTGTCATTACCAAATTGCGCAAGTTCTTCCATCCTTTTAATCAAAAATTTTACCAGATCACGGGGAGGACATTTAACTGGCCCTAA